A region from the Ptychodera flava strain L36383 chromosome 10, AS_Pfla_20210202, whole genome shotgun sequence genome encodes:
- the LOC139141408 gene encoding peripheral myelin protein 22-like, with translation MGSPILPFIGIGLTVVAVLFYIIATATNSWASIDLTLLVVRVKNTYGLWKTCSPSDPNGNTCVSMTGKGLIAGAITFSRVAMIVSILVAIGALLIPPLVYFKKLKKKFVKVSAGLIIGTAVLVLLGTISFAVYKVINTLLYSFGYSIILAWMSVPIAIVGGVLILLGGLKTPVKFMKKDVSLA, from the exons ATGGGATCTCCAATTCTACCGTTCATCGGTATCGGTTTGACCGTGGTTGCTGTGCTCTTCTACATCATCGCTACTGCTACAAATTCTTGGGCAAGTATAGACTTAACACTCCTAGTCGTCAGAGTAAAAAACACGTATGGCTTGTGGAAAACCTGTTCCCCCTCGGATCCCAACGGAAACACTTGCGTTAGTATGACTGGCAAGGGACTAATAGCTG gtgcAATCACTTTCTCCCGAGTTGCCATGATCGTGTCAATATTGGTTGCCATAGGAGCTCTGCTTATTCCTCCCCTTGTTTACTTCAAGAAACTCAAGAAGAAATTTGTGAAGGTATCTGCAGGACTAATTATTGGGACAG CTGTGTTGGTGTTGCTCGGTACCATCTCATTCGCAGTGTACAAGGTAATAAACACGTTACTGTACAGCTTCGGTTACTCCATCATCCTCGCCTGGATGTCCGTACCGATCGCCATCGTAGGTGGCGTCCTCATTTTGCTTGGTGGTTTGAAAACTCCAGTCAAGTTTATGAAGAAAGATGTTTCGCTTGCTTAA
- the LOC139141910 gene encoding alpha-N-acetylneuraminide alpha-2,8-sialyltransferase-like isoform X1 produces the protein MSCRFIYRRRKQLSCFVIAMLFVYFTLASFMVKQSHSTVKKRHHQSQHNKVTRLQGDVKGGVKGGVKGAVNGTKSRQGAKFNAPINGKNNGTKSRQGAKFSNSPINGTVNVAVNGTNSRQGAKFNPPINGTINGKVNGTNSRQGAKFNPPINGTINGAVNGAKSSQEIKSNHQINGTINGKVNGTNSRQGAKFNPPINGTIKGAVNGTKSSQGIKSNHPINGTINGKVNGTKSRKRGKVKPRRKLKKPNIMESVLKNGTFDVLKIFKSIHQNWTFNATAAEGFRLLAENGCNTSGTFLVTKRNLKINDTLPYNAEEDRQWTVTSDVLNRLPQDSPYKWNSFKKCSIVGSSGILLGSKCGNEIDSSDFVVRYNFAKIRNFEDDVGSKTSLMTCNPSVFEKNYYGLTENTTEQFRKDVLTEYGNTTIYIPAFANRLGNQLAFRAQDALNSTSVRILFPNPLHMISVKSFWKLRGVGGLHPSSGLLLFTTVLSLCQEINLYGYWPFTVDAYGTPVYYHYFDTPDAVHRIARLQGRYHNMPAELMSMINLHNRGIIRLHYGQC, from the exons ATGAGTTGTAGGTTCATTTATCGAAGACGAAAACAGTTGTCTTGTTTTGTGATTGCGATGCTCTTCGTGTACTTCACCTTGGCTTCATTCATGGTAAAACAATCACACAGCACTGTAAAGAAAAGACACCACCAGAGCCAGCACAACAAGGTAACACGTTTACAGGGTGATGTCAAGGGTGGTGTCAAGGGTGGTGTCAAGGGTGCAGTCAATGGCACTAAATCACGCCAAGGAGCAAAATTCAATGCTCCAATCAACGGTAAAAACAATGGCACTAAGTCACGCCAAGGTGCAAAATTCTCCAATTCTCCAATCAATGGCACAGTCAATGTTGCAGTCAATGGCACTAATTCACGCCAAGGTGCAAAATTCAATCCTCCAATCAACGGTACAATCAATGGTAAAGTCAATGGCACTAATTCACGCCAAGGAGCAAAATTCAATCCACCAATCAACGGTACAATCAACGGTGCAGTCAATGGCGCCAAGTCAAGCCAAGAAATAAAATCCAATCATCAAATCAACGGTACAATCAATGGTAAAGTCAATGGCACTAATTCACGCCAAGGAGCAAAATTCAATCCACCAATCAACGGTACAATCAAGGGTGCAGTCAATGGCACTAAGTCAAGCCAAGGAATAAAATCCAATCATCCAATCAACGGTACAATCAATGGTAAAGTCAATGGTACTAAGTCACGCAAAAGAGGAAAAGTCAAGCCTCGAAGGAAGCTTAAGAAGCCCAATATCATGGAATCCGTGCTCAAAAATGGAACATTTGATGTCCTTAAGATTTTCAAAAGTATTCATCAAAACTGGACTTTTAACGCAACCGCTGCAGAGGGTTTCAG GCTCCTCGCAGAGAATGGATGCAATACATCAGGGACGTTTTTAGTAACCAAGCGCAATCTCAAAATCAACGATACTTTGCCATATAACGCTGAAGAAGACCGTCAATGGACTGTTACGTCCGATGTACTAAACCGTTTACCCCAG GACTCCCCGTACAAATGGAATTCGTTCAAGAAATGCAGTATTGTTGGCAGTAGTGGGATACTGTTGGGAAGTAAATGTGGAAATGAGATCGATTCATCAGATTTTGTCGTCAG GTACAACTTTGCAAAAATTCGAAACTTTGAGGATGACGTTGGATCGAAGACAAGTCTCATGACGTGTAATCcaagtgtttttgaaaaaaa TTATTATGGACTAACGGAGAATACGACTGAGCAGTTCAGAAAAGATGTACTGACAGAATACGGAAACACAACAATCTACATACCAGCCTTCGCGAATAGACTTGGCAATCAGCTTGCGTTTCGGGCCCAAGATGCTTTGAATTCTACAAGTGTACGAATTTTGTTTCCCAATCCACTCCATATGATATCAGTGAAATCATTCTGGAAACTTCGGGGAGTAGGTGGTTTGCATCCTTCGTCCg gattACTTCTCTTCACTACTGTTCTCTCACTCTGTCAAGAGATCAATCTGTACGGATACTGGCCATTCACAGTAGATGCATACGGGACCCCGGTTTACTATCACTATTTTGACACACCAGACGCTGTTCATCGTATCGCAAGGCTACAGGGCAGGTACCATAACATGCCTGCCGAATTGATGTCCatgataaatttgcataatagaGGAATAATCCGACTTCATTACGGtcaatgttga
- the LOC139141910 gene encoding alpha-N-acetylneuraminide alpha-2,8-sialyltransferase-like isoform X2, which produces MSCRFIYRRRKQLSCFVIAMLFVYFTLASFMVKQSHSTVKKRHHQSQHNKVTRLQGDVKGGVKGGVKGAVNGTKSRQGAKFNAPINGKNNGTKSRQGAKFNPPINGTINGKVNGTNSRQGAKFNPPINGTINGAVNGAKSSQEIKSNHQINGTINGKVNGTNSRQGAKFNPPINGTIKGAVNGTKSSQGIKSNHPINGTINGKVNGTKSRKRGKVKPRRKLKKPNIMESVLKNGTFDVLKIFKSIHQNWTFNATAAEGFRLLAENGCNTSGTFLVTKRNLKINDTLPYNAEEDRQWTVTSDVLNRLPQDSPYKWNSFKKCSIVGSSGILLGSKCGNEIDSSDFVVRYNFAKIRNFEDDVGSKTSLMTCNPSVFEKNYYGLTENTTEQFRKDVLTEYGNTTIYIPAFANRLGNQLAFRAQDALNSTSVRILFPNPLHMISVKSFWKLRGVGGLHPSSGLLLFTTVLSLCQEINLYGYWPFTVDAYGTPVYYHYFDTPDAVHRIARLQGRYHNMPAELMSMINLHNRGIIRLHYGQC; this is translated from the exons ATGAGTTGTAGGTTCATTTATCGAAGACGAAAACAGTTGTCTTGTTTTGTGATTGCGATGCTCTTCGTGTACTTCACCTTGGCTTCATTCATGGTAAAACAATCACACAGCACTGTAAAGAAAAGACACCACCAGAGCCAGCACAACAAGGTAACACGTTTACAGGGTGATGTCAAGGGTGGTGTCAAGGGTGGTGTCAAGGGTGCAGTCAATGGCACTAAATCACGCCAAGGAGCAAAATTCAATGCTCCAATCAACGGTAAAAACAATGGCACTAAGTCACGCCAAG GTGCAAAATTCAATCCTCCAATCAACGGTACAATCAATGGTAAAGTCAATGGCACTAATTCACGCCAAGGAGCAAAATTCAATCCACCAATCAACGGTACAATCAACGGTGCAGTCAATGGCGCCAAGTCAAGCCAAGAAATAAAATCCAATCATCAAATCAACGGTACAATCAATGGTAAAGTCAATGGCACTAATTCACGCCAAGGAGCAAAATTCAATCCACCAATCAACGGTACAATCAAGGGTGCAGTCAATGGCACTAAGTCAAGCCAAGGAATAAAATCCAATCATCCAATCAACGGTACAATCAATGGTAAAGTCAATGGTACTAAGTCACGCAAAAGAGGAAAAGTCAAGCCTCGAAGGAAGCTTAAGAAGCCCAATATCATGGAATCCGTGCTCAAAAATGGAACATTTGATGTCCTTAAGATTTTCAAAAGTATTCATCAAAACTGGACTTTTAACGCAACCGCTGCAGAGGGTTTCAG GCTCCTCGCAGAGAATGGATGCAATACATCAGGGACGTTTTTAGTAACCAAGCGCAATCTCAAAATCAACGATACTTTGCCATATAACGCTGAAGAAGACCGTCAATGGACTGTTACGTCCGATGTACTAAACCGTTTACCCCAG GACTCCCCGTACAAATGGAATTCGTTCAAGAAATGCAGTATTGTTGGCAGTAGTGGGATACTGTTGGGAAGTAAATGTGGAAATGAGATCGATTCATCAGATTTTGTCGTCAG GTACAACTTTGCAAAAATTCGAAACTTTGAGGATGACGTTGGATCGAAGACAAGTCTCATGACGTGTAATCcaagtgtttttgaaaaaaa TTATTATGGACTAACGGAGAATACGACTGAGCAGTTCAGAAAAGATGTACTGACAGAATACGGAAACACAACAATCTACATACCAGCCTTCGCGAATAGACTTGGCAATCAGCTTGCGTTTCGGGCCCAAGATGCTTTGAATTCTACAAGTGTACGAATTTTGTTTCCCAATCCACTCCATATGATATCAGTGAAATCATTCTGGAAACTTCGGGGAGTAGGTGGTTTGCATCCTTCGTCCg gattACTTCTCTTCACTACTGTTCTCTCACTCTGTCAAGAGATCAATCTGTACGGATACTGGCCATTCACAGTAGATGCATACGGGACCCCGGTTTACTATCACTATTTTGACACACCAGACGCTGTTCATCGTATCGCAAGGCTACAGGGCAGGTACCATAACATGCCTGCCGAATTGATGTCCatgataaatttgcataatagaGGAATAATCCGACTTCATTACGGtcaatgttga